The Bacteroides acidifaciens genome includes a region encoding these proteins:
- a CDS encoding sialidase family protein, translating to MDPDPALDPDSEPIWKIASPTITVFNSKASNDISYRVPAIAVTKKGSILVFCEARYGTWQDKAGRTDILMKRSTDKGVTWTEKNLTNQATSSKLSYMDPTVVVDQVTGKIFLFTSLWDAVGKESAKQGYNNRAIMYTSEDDGLNWTRKDLTDEVTVGVFSGATRMIGSFGPGSGVQMTSSEQYKNRLIVPIRTFKVNEAAGTVSNGGNTVMWSDDNGVTWETGQPNKSGEWTVTEAPDGALIGNIRYNGYRQNYVSTDGGAKWPSFTDYAPTALPTPAKGCAGSVIVKDGWLYYCGAKGITETAAHDDRGILYLAKAKFFGGHSHTFEPTDQMVLYDKAAGYTCMALLPDGGMAVIAELGDEPGFQKLSTRPAGWMRLELFILSTK from the coding sequence GTGGACCCAGATCCTGCCCTTGATCCTGATTCTGAACCGATATGGAAGATAGCTTCTCCAACAATTACTGTATTCAATTCGAAAGCAAGTAATGACATTTCATATCGTGTTCCTGCTATCGCGGTTACAAAGAAAGGTAGCATACTAGTTTTTTGTGAAGCTCGCTATGGAACTTGGCAAGACAAAGCTGGTCGGACGGATATTCTGATGAAGCGTAGTACTGATAAGGGGGTAACATGGACTGAAAAGAATTTAACTAATCAAGCTACTTCGTCAAAGTTGTCATATATGGATCCGACTGTTGTCGTTGACCAAGTTACAGGAAAAATCTTTTTGTTTACCTCTTTATGGGATGCCGTAGGTAAAGAGTCTGCTAAGCAAGGTTATAACAATAGGGCCATAATGTATACTTCGGAAGATGATGGATTAAATTGGACAAGAAAAGATCTCACAGACGAAGTGACAGTTGGTGTTTTTAGTGGTGCGACAAGAATGATCGGTAGTTTCGGTCCTGGTTCCGGGGTACAAATGACATCAAGCGAACAATATAAGAACCGTCTGATTGTTCCTATACGTACTTTCAAAGTGAATGAAGCTGCAGGAACCGTGTCAAATGGTGGAAATACAGTTATGTGGTCAGATGATAACGGAGTGACATGGGAGACTGGGCAACCTAATAAATCAGGTGAATGGACAGTGACGGAAGCTCCTGATGGTGCATTGATCGGAAATATCCGTTATAATGGATACCGTCAAAACTATGTAAGTACAGATGGTGGTGCCAAATGGCCTTCTTTTACGGATTATGCTCCAACAGCATTACCTACTCCAGCCAAAGGCTGTGCAGGCAGTGTCATAGTAAAGGATGGCTGGCTGTATTACTGTGGAGCGAAGGGGATTACCGAGACGGCAGCTCATGACGATCGTGGTATATTATATTTGGCCAAAGCTAAATTCTTTGGAGGTCATTCACATACATTCGAACCGACAGATCAGATGGTACTTTATGACAAAGCAGCAGGATATACATGTATGGCTCTTTTGCCTGATGGTGGTATGGCTGTTATTGCCGAACTCGGTGATGAGCCGGGATTTCAAAAACTATCGACTCGTCCGGCTGGATGGATGAGACTGGAACTATTTATATTATCTACAAAATAA
- a CDS encoding SusC/RagA family TonB-linked outer membrane protein: MRKIHLKFYREIIFMVVAMLCSIDSIYAQVGQTVNGVVKDVAGEPLIGVSVLEVGTSNGAITDLDGKYTLTLTKSKSVLAFSYIGYAQQNIPVDGRKNIMVVMKDDAIGLQEVIVTGYGKTVTKDKLTAAISKVSSEVLEKGVRSNPLTALAGTVTGVRVTQTSGQPGAGPSIQVRAGASLNGSGSPLYIIDGVQKDDMNDINSNDIESIEVLKDAAATALYGARANNGVVLVTTKSGHVGKTTVTLNVNIGKGFARDNYDFMNARDYLYWERMAAKRSGDDLNLVNGWGTGNDITADGNKSSNGIYSTSILTDKNKYLLDYGWQSMKDPASDNYLLFKETDFMKLNTQDAWTQDYNVSFSGGNDKGKYYSSIGYYDETGFPLESGYQRLSFNLNGEYKIKSWLKASGFVNFSRSETNPNYMSDANFWSVVAAAPPTFKGANLDGTVITLLNNTQNANWNEMKNYYYRRNTAYKTTLGTSFQVDLMKGLSLKLSGMWYLWMKETESFDKELPTAPGKLNSNRKASATYARKLDQTYNAILNYNASFGDHNVSAVGGFEIIDKYSYGLSASGQGATSDDFIGLQFTAPLDANGKSTRNMSTTHTQERIMSGFVNATYDYKSKYLFSFSGRYDGYSKLVDNRWGFFPGVSAAWNVYREEFMEKYLDIFSNIKVRMGYGQNGNVNGIGLYELQGSYANAGNYNGIYGLLIDDIAYPGLRWEKTTSFDTAMELGLYNKVDLSAGYFNKKTTDLIANVPLASSSGVGSMTTNNGAVRSQGMELEVNYRIFDRKDFKWNVGANITYVKSKILQLPDNGNENNRQGGTEVYKGKGSNETVWKGGIQEGQSYGDIYGFKMMNVVRDEADLANYAYYVDKVPSKPIYGPAAYAQLTVEQQKNAQQLAPGDAVWYDVNGDGTIDTYDQVKLGNEIPKWMGGFNTSVTWKGLTLFARFDYALGYKKWNSGYQYFMGITSGHFNVPDLAKKTWTEDNPGAELPVLMTNDTNFKKNYTRNTSLFWEDASYLCAREISLSYDLPSQWTKKALMDKVTVTLTGQNLFYITDNRLYTPEYGTTSSNKGGYALPKTVLMGLKVVF, encoded by the coding sequence ATGCGAAAAATACATTTAAAGTTCTACCGTGAAATAATTTTCATGGTAGTGGCCATGCTTTGTTCCATTGACAGCATATATGCACAAGTTGGGCAAACGGTAAATGGCGTTGTGAAGGATGTTGCTGGAGAACCTTTGATTGGTGTTTCTGTATTGGAAGTGGGCACATCAAATGGTGCTATTACAGATTTGGATGGAAAATATACGTTAACGTTGACGAAGAGCAAATCGGTTCTTGCTTTTTCATACATAGGCTATGCTCAGCAGAATATTCCGGTGGATGGACGTAAGAATATTATGGTAGTGATGAAAGATGATGCCATAGGTCTGCAGGAAGTTATCGTCACAGGTTATGGCAAGACCGTTACTAAAGATAAACTGACGGCAGCTATATCAAAAGTATCTTCCGAAGTTTTGGAGAAAGGTGTACGTTCCAATCCGTTGACAGCTTTGGCAGGTACGGTTACCGGTGTACGAGTTACACAAACTTCCGGTCAGCCGGGAGCAGGACCTTCTATCCAGGTACGTGCGGGTGCTTCTTTGAATGGTTCCGGTAGTCCATTGTATATTATTGATGGTGTACAGAAAGACGATATGAACGATATTAATAGTAATGATATTGAGTCTATCGAAGTCTTGAAAGATGCTGCTGCGACAGCGTTGTATGGCGCACGTGCTAACAATGGTGTAGTATTGGTGACTACCAAGAGCGGTCATGTGGGAAAAACAACTGTAACCTTGAACGTAAATATCGGTAAAGGTTTTGCCCGCGACAACTATGATTTTATGAATGCCCGTGATTATCTCTATTGGGAGCGTATGGCGGCAAAGCGTAGTGGAGACGATTTGAACCTGGTGAACGGATGGGGGACAGGAAATGACATTACTGCCGACGGAAATAAAAGCAGCAACGGTATCTATAGTACATCTATTCTGACGGATAAGAATAAATATCTTCTGGACTACGGCTGGCAGTCGATGAAAGATCCTGCATCAGACAATTATCTATTGTTCAAGGAAACTGATTTTATGAAGTTGAACACACAGGATGCCTGGACGCAGGATTATAATGTTTCATTCTCCGGTGGAAACGATAAAGGCAAGTACTATTCGAGCATCGGATATTATGATGAAACGGGTTTCCCATTGGAGTCGGGATATCAGCGTTTGTCTTTCAATTTAAACGGTGAATATAAGATTAAGAGTTGGTTGAAAGCTTCCGGTTTCGTAAACTTTTCACGTTCGGAAACAAATCCTAACTACATGAGCGACGCTAATTTCTGGAGCGTGGTGGCTGCGGCTCCGCCTACTTTCAAAGGGGCTAATCTGGATGGGACAGTTATAACACTGCTCAATAATACCCAGAATGCCAACTGGAATGAAATGAAGAACTACTATTATCGTAGAAATACGGCTTATAAGACCACATTGGGAACTTCTTTCCAAGTGGATTTGATGAAAGGATTGAGTCTGAAACTGAGTGGCATGTGGTATCTTTGGATGAAAGAAACAGAATCATTTGATAAAGAATTGCCTACAGCTCCCGGTAAGTTGAATTCTAACCGCAAAGCTTCTGCTACTTATGCGCGCAAACTGGATCAGACTTATAACGCCATTCTTAATTACAATGCCTCATTTGGCGACCATAACGTCAGCGCAGTCGGTGGTTTTGAAATAATAGACAAATATAGCTACGGACTCTCGGCATCAGGTCAGGGAGCTACTTCCGACGACTTTATCGGGTTGCAGTTTACCGCCCCGTTGGATGCTAATGGGAAATCTACCCGTAACATGTCTACCACTCATACACAGGAGCGTATAATGTCCGGTTTCGTAAATGCAACCTATGACTATAAGAGCAAGTATCTTTTCTCTTTCTCCGGACGTTATGATGGCTATTCTAAACTGGTAGACAACCGTTGGGGATTTTTCCCAGGTGTCAGTGCTGCATGGAATGTGTATCGTGAAGAATTCATGGAGAAATATCTGGATATATTTTCCAACATAAAGGTTCGTATGGGATACGGGCAGAATGGTAACGTGAACGGCATCGGGTTGTACGAGCTACAAGGCAGCTATGCAAATGCCGGTAACTACAACGGTATTTACGGTCTGTTGATTGACGATATTGCTTATCCTGGATTGCGTTGGGAGAAAACTACTTCTTTTGATACTGCGATGGAGTTAGGACTGTATAATAAGGTAGACCTGAGTGCCGGTTATTTCAACAAGAAGACTACCGACTTGATTGCCAATGTACCTTTGGCTTCCTCATCCGGTGTAGGCTCGATGACGACAAACAATGGTGCTGTTCGTAGTCAGGGTATGGAACTTGAAGTCAATTACCGTATTTTTGATCGTAAGGACTTTAAGTGGAATGTAGGTGCCAACATCACTTACGTGAAATCCAAAATCTTGCAATTGCCCGATAATGGTAATGAGAACAACCGCCAGGGCGGAACGGAAGTGTACAAAGGCAAAGGTAGTAATGAAACTGTGTGGAAGGGTGGAATACAAGAAGGACAATCTTATGGTGATATCTACGGATTTAAGATGATGAATGTTGTACGTGACGAAGCCGATTTAGCAAACTATGCTTATTACGTAGATAAGGTTCCCTCTAAACCGATATATGGTCCGGCGGCTTATGCACAGTTGACGGTTGAGCAACAGAAAAATGCACAGCAGTTGGCTCCTGGTGATGCTGTATGGTATGATGTGAATGGTGACGGAACTATCGACACGTATGATCAGGTGAAGCTTGGCAACGAAATCCCAAAATGGATGGGTGGTTTCAATACGTCCGTTACATGGAAAGGTCTGACCTTATTTGCCCGATTTGACTATGCGTTGGGATACAAGAAATGGAATAGCGGTTATCAATATTTTATGGGTATCACTTCTGGTCACTTCAATGTCCCGGATTTGGCTAAAAAGACATGGACGGAGGATAATCCGGGTGCGGAACTTCCGGTATTGATGACTAACGACACTAACTTTAAAAAGAACTATACCCGCAACACTTCACTATTCTGGGAGGATGCTTCTTATTTGTGCGCTCGTGAGATTTCCTTGAGTTACGATTTACCTTCGCAGTGGACTAAAAAAGCCCTCATGGATAAAGTGACGGTGACGCTAACCGGACAGAATTTGTTCTACATAACAGACAATCGTCTCTACACTCCTGAATATGGAACTACCAGTAGCAACAAGGGCGGATATGCTTTGCCTAAGACAGTTCTGATGGGATTAAAGGTCGTGTTCTAA
- a CDS encoding RagB/SusD family nutrient uptake outer membrane protein, translating into MKNIKYTLLVLLIGVMQSCDYLDLSPVDSYGISNYWSTKDQVERFVRGLHYRVRERQEVLFKMGELRGGTFYGSNSSLFNQTISDVPAVTNNLTEANSVISNWGNFYMDIMQINHAIQSVPGSSALNETEKNYYMGVLHGLRSFYYFHLFRTYGGVPLIETARVMDGSFTPADLNQPRATEEEVYNFLVKDIKASEDYFADDAFTINSTDKSSYWSKAATKMLRAEILLWGCKVKPIGGGSVYSKNIPADLAAAKQALQDIIDCGKYGFASNTSFEEVFDVTKKDNKEMIFVIRYMLNEKENFFSKFMYPTNTNLVGFENADGVEYKGNNVNPLKLNGTASNYQYAKEFFDTFSESDIRRSATFFDVYKIDGGAAAILLNKYKGELDNDIRKFTNDWPVYRYADLQLMLAEIVALQGGDPAAYINSVRERAYGSAYAANKYPRSGETAEEAILEERSKEFVGEGKRWYDIRRMKDGELAKALQISVTGDLVEKHLLWPVDAAVMSKDPLVQQTPGY; encoded by the coding sequence ATGAAAAATATAAAATATACATTGTTAGTGTTGTTGATAGGAGTCATGCAGTCTTGTGATTATTTGGACTTGAGTCCGGTAGACTCCTATGGTATCAGTAATTACTGGAGTACCAAAGATCAGGTGGAACGCTTTGTGCGTGGTTTGCATTATCGTGTTCGCGAGCGTCAGGAAGTACTGTTCAAGATGGGAGAACTTAGAGGTGGAACTTTTTACGGTTCAAACTCTTCTTTGTTCAATCAGACTATTAGTGATGTGCCGGCTGTGACAAACAATCTTACTGAAGCTAATTCTGTGATAAGCAACTGGGGCAACTTTTATATGGACATCATGCAGATTAACCATGCCATCCAGTCCGTCCCCGGCAGTTCTGCCTTGAATGAAACAGAAAAGAACTATTATATGGGTGTGTTGCACGGATTGAGAAGTTTCTATTACTTCCATCTGTTCCGTACCTATGGCGGAGTTCCTCTGATTGAAACCGCACGCGTGATGGACGGTAGTTTTACCCCTGCCGACTTGAATCAGCCACGGGCCACGGAAGAAGAAGTCTACAATTTCCTTGTAAAAGATATCAAGGCATCGGAAGATTATTTCGCAGATGATGCATTTACCATCAATTCTACAGACAAAAGTTCTTATTGGAGCAAGGCAGCAACAAAAATGTTGAGAGCCGAAATCCTGTTGTGGGGATGTAAGGTGAAACCCATTGGCGGTGGAAGCGTCTATTCAAAAAATATTCCTGCCGACCTGGCAGCAGCCAAGCAAGCGTTGCAGGATATTATAGATTGCGGCAAATATGGTTTTGCTTCCAATACTAGCTTTGAAGAGGTTTTTGACGTAACGAAGAAAGATAATAAAGAAATGATATTCGTAATCCGCTACATGCTGAATGAGAAAGAAAATTTCTTTAGCAAATTCATGTATCCTACGAATACCAATCTGGTAGGTTTCGAAAATGCAGATGGTGTGGAGTACAAAGGCAACAATGTGAATCCTTTGAAACTGAATGGTACTGCATCCAACTACCAGTATGCAAAAGAGTTTTTTGATACGTTCAGTGAAAGCGACATTCGCCGTAGCGCCACTTTCTTTGATGTATATAAGATCGACGGTGGAGCGGCAGCTATACTTTTGAATAAATATAAAGGAGAACTTGACAATGATATACGTAAGTTCACGAACGATTGGCCCGTCTATCGCTATGCGGATTTGCAGTTGATGCTGGCTGAAATTGTAGCATTACAAGGAGGTGATCCCGCTGCATATATCAATAGTGTCCGTGAACGTGCATACGGTTCCGCCTATGCTGCCAATAAATACCCCCGTAGTGGTGAAACAGCAGAAGAAGCGATTTTGGAAGAACGCTCTAAAGAGTTTGTCGGTGAAGGTAAGCGTTGGTATGACATCCGCCGTATGAAGGATGGAGAATTGGCTAAAGCTCTTCAGATTAGCGTTACGGGCGACCTTGTCGAGAAACATCTGTTATGGCCTGTCGATGCTGCGGTAATGTCGAAAGACCCGTTAGTGCAGCAGACACCAGGTTATTAA
- a CDS encoding fimbrillin family protein has protein sequence MKKQSIFPVLGLCAAFLVVACSDDDYTQTDFTRPAGGNQIFLNCQSQLDDNKTVWAADSKIGFFCEQTKTANLAVGVAAPCVGQTEGLFYTKVAWGSGEHTFYVYSPYSKTNTTATSIAGTLNSTQLQSGTSNAHLTSTALTYATITASEVENAVPVTFKHALGYLDVAYTTATKYPGWKVKSIELSAAEGTPLVGNYKFNLTTGSFSISEGSSDVLLKIDNAPELVANKEFHGYISVNPLALSSTKCSVKLILEKTGVEDIALTGEVDWMNIIAGEFTILTLDLDQLTSGSVVDTSIDLSESETANCYIAGKVGQEYRFKATVMGNGATTQPVADYDPLSGTAPGITPKTLAPVSANILWQTAPGLIYGVQLKNGYIYFTLNGSENTPLDAGNAVIAAYAADGTTILWSWHIWVTDVDLDSKVETYTIHSDYNDYDKLVNPIMMDRNLGALSDGYWAVNNNNKAQGMRYQWGRKDPFPERNDASAGSVTVLTTYDKDGNAFDAIKSLAAATDNTWGWITTPIEANDIARYPMCYIASGAKSWLVDGGNDLWGNANIVTASSPVVNESGSKTIYDPCPPGYRVPHAYVWTGFVNVAAGGKYSTGAVTVNVNGTMADFISKAGGTFAVGATPSYATSGYVNNATFVIKNPANRGQSWSNSPVTVANGCCLMYDTANFFPLRSQARTYGYPVRCMKDNTTN, from the coding sequence ATGAAAAAACAATCTATATTTCCGGTCTTAGGACTCTGTGCGGCATTTCTTGTCGTTGCATGTAGTGACGATGACTATACCCAGACTGATTTTACGCGTCCGGCGGGGGGAAATCAGATTTTCCTCAATTGCCAGTCACAGTTGGATGATAATAAGACGGTTTGGGCGGCAGATAGTAAAATTGGTTTCTTCTGTGAGCAGACAAAAACTGCTAATCTTGCCGTAGGGGTTGCAGCTCCTTGTGTAGGGCAGACCGAAGGCTTGTTCTATACGAAAGTGGCATGGGGGAGTGGTGAACATACATTTTATGTTTATTCACCTTACAGTAAAACTAACACTACGGCAACATCCATAGCCGGGACTTTGAATAGTACACAATTGCAGTCGGGTACATCCAATGCCCATTTGACAAGTACTGCTTTGACTTATGCGACAATAACTGCGTCCGAAGTGGAAAATGCCGTTCCGGTGACATTTAAGCATGCATTGGGATATTTGGATGTCGCTTATACTACAGCTACCAAGTATCCGGGATGGAAAGTAAAGTCGATAGAACTTTCTGCGGCAGAGGGAACACCTTTGGTTGGAAATTATAAATTCAATTTGACCACGGGCTCATTTAGTATTTCCGAAGGTTCTTCCGATGTCTTGTTAAAAATAGATAATGCACCGGAATTGGTCGCAAACAAAGAATTTCATGGATATATTTCAGTAAATCCATTGGCGCTGTCTTCTACAAAATGCTCTGTTAAACTCATATTGGAGAAAACAGGTGTTGAAGATATTGCTTTGACTGGTGAAGTTGATTGGATGAATATTATTGCCGGAGAATTTACTATTTTGACTTTGGATTTAGATCAATTGACTAGTGGTTCTGTCGTGGATACTTCAATTGATTTGAGCGAGAGCGAAACGGCAAATTGTTACATCGCTGGTAAGGTCGGGCAGGAATATCGTTTCAAAGCTACGGTGATGGGAAATGGTGCTACTACTCAGCCTGTTGCTGATTATGACCCGCTATCGGGAACTGCTCCTGGGATTACTCCGAAAACATTGGCGCCGGTATCGGCTAATATACTTTGGCAGACTGCGCCAGGATTAATTTATGGAGTCCAACTGAAAAATGGATATATTTACTTTACCTTGAATGGGTCTGAGAATACACCTTTGGATGCAGGAAACGCTGTTATTGCAGCTTATGCAGCAGATGGCACTACAATCCTTTGGAGTTGGCATATTTGGGTGACAGATGTTGATTTGGATTCCAAAGTGGAAACATATACCATTCATTCAGATTATAATGACTATGATAAATTAGTCAATCCCATAATGATGGATAGGAACTTAGGTGCTCTTTCTGACGGATATTGGGCAGTAAATAACAACAATAAAGCTCAAGGAATGCGTTATCAATGGGGACGTAAAGATCCATTCCCGGAAAGAAATGATGCTAGTGCAGGATCGGTGACAGTCCTGACGACTTATGATAAGGATGGTAATGCATTTGACGCTATTAAATCATTAGCTGCTGCTACAGATAATACTTGGGGGTGGATTACTACGCCAATAGAAGCTAATGATATTGCCCGATATCCAATGTGTTATATAGCGTCTGGTGCAAAAAGTTGGCTCGTGGATGGTGGCAATGATCTGTGGGGTAACGCCAATATTGTGACGGCATCCAGTCCGGTAGTGAATGAATCCGGTAGTAAGACTATTTATGATCCATGTCCACCGGGGTACCGTGTACCTCATGCATATGTCTGGACAGGATTTGTTAATGTTGCGGCTGGAGGTAAATATAGTACTGGTGCGGTTACTGTTAATGTCAATGGAACAATGGCTGATTTTATTTCAAAAGCCGGAGGTACTTTTGCTGTCGGAGCAACTCCTAGTTATGCAACTTCGGGATATGTGAATAATGCTACATTTGTAATAAAGAACCCGGCTAATAGAGGGCAATCTTGGAGTAACAGTCCGGTAACTGTGGCAAATGGTTGTTGTTTGATGTATGATACTGCTAATTTCTTCCCTTTGAGAAGCCAAGCTAGAACATATGGCTACCCGGTTCGTTGTATGAAAGACAATACCACAAACTAA
- a CDS encoding sialidase family protein, with amino-acid sequence MRILKSILLAGLMLLFSCMKGEAQSGAKNTFSEFPKYTVFSAGDDNVNSYRIPSLLTAKDGSLLVFCEARRESWQDKSRTDIVVKRSTDNGQTWSVMQDLTKGITGAYMDPTPILDSITGKVFLFTTFWPADDLSGAGNRAILITSDDNGQTWSTPVDVTASLMPDGRYIYGFGPGAGLQMVGEKYKGRLILPARISDTERKAAHDVAIFSDNHGETWTVGENGDTDNEFQIAESPNGVLVYNARVSGARMVAYSKDGGMTWSKAMKESALPGVSKGCQASVLGENANLYFSGIKGIPETPEYDERAGLTLYKSCNGGRTWNDGLLLYDKASGYSCMALLPDGRMAIIFETADTQSFTRKSLPNIKPLKRPAEWMKLDLILVPIINL; translated from the coding sequence ATGCGAATTTTGAAAAGCATATTATTAGCAGGACTTATGCTTCTCTTTTCTTGTATGAAAGGAGAAGCGCAGTCCGGCGCTAAAAACACTTTTTCTGAGTTTCCTAAATACACCGTGTTTTCTGCCGGGGATGATAATGTGAATAGTTATCGTATTCCCTCATTATTGACAGCTAAAGATGGTTCTTTACTTGTATTTTGTGAAGCACGTAGAGAAAGTTGGCAAGATAAAAGTCGTACAGATATAGTAGTGAAGCGTAGTACAGATAATGGTCAGACATGGTCGGTTATGCAGGATTTGACAAAAGGAATCACTGGTGCTTATATGGATCCAACTCCCATTTTGGATTCAATCACTGGCAAAGTCTTTCTTTTTACGACTTTTTGGCCGGCAGATGATCTTTCAGGAGCTGGCAACCGTGCCATTCTTATTACTTCGGATGATAATGGGCAGACATGGTCTACTCCTGTCGATGTTACTGCATCTTTAATGCCAGATGGACGTTATATATATGGTTTTGGTCCGGGAGCAGGATTGCAGATGGTAGGTGAGAAGTACAAAGGACGTTTAATTCTGCCCGCCCGTATTTCTGATACAGAAAGAAAAGCTGCACACGATGTTGCTATTTTTTCTGACAATCATGGTGAAACGTGGACGGTAGGAGAGAATGGAGATACAGATAATGAGTTCCAGATTGCAGAATCTCCAAATGGAGTTTTAGTGTATAATGCTCGAGTATCAGGTGCACGTATGGTAGCATATAGCAAAGATGGAGGCATGACTTGGAGTAAAGCAATGAAAGAGTCGGCTCTGCCTGGTGTGTCTAAAGGCTGCCAAGCTAGTGTGTTAGGGGAAAATGCAAATCTTTATTTCTCCGGAATAAAGGGAATCCCGGAAACACCGGAATATGACGAAAGAGCTGGATTGACTTTATATAAAAGCTGTAATGGTGGAAGAACTTGGAATGATGGTCTGCTTTTATATGACAAGGCTTCCGGATATAGCTGTATGGCTTTACTACCGGATGGACGAATGGCGATAATCTTTGAAACAGCAGATACGCAATCGTTTACTCGCAAATCATTACCTAATATAAAACCTCTTAAACGTCCGGCTGAATGGATGAAGCTAGATTTAATTTTAGTGCCTATTATTAATCTTTAA
- a CDS encoding AGE family epimerase/isomerase, whose translation MNETEYINQWAASYKDDIMNNIMPFWMKHGLDRKHGGVYTCIDRDGSIIDTTKSVWFQGRFGFIAAFAYNNIEKNPEWLSASKSCIDFIEAHCFDTDGHMFFEVTEEGTPLRKRRYVFSEGFAAIAMAEYALATGDKKYAERALEIFKSIQHFLETPGLLEPKYLPSLEARGHSITMILINTASRIRMVVDDPVLTEQIDRSIAALRQYFIHPEFKALLEMVGPNGEFIDTCNGRLINPGHCIETAWFIMEEAKYRNWDKDLLQLALQILDWSWEWGWDKEFGGIINFRDCRNLPVQEYSQDMKFWWPQTEAIIATLYAYQATGDEKYLQMHKQISDWTYAHFPDKEYGEWYGYLHRDGTVAQPAKGNLFKGPFHIPRMMIRSYMLCKELL comes from the coding sequence ATGAACGAAACAGAATATATTAATCAATGGGCTGCATCTTATAAGGACGACATAATGAACAATATTATGCCGTTTTGGATGAAGCACGGCTTGGACCGTAAGCATGGCGGTGTTTATACTTGTATCGATCGCGATGGCAGTATAATAGATACCACAAAGTCTGTGTGGTTTCAGGGACGTTTTGGTTTCATTGCAGCATTTGCATATAATAATATAGAAAAGAATCCCGAATGGCTTTCCGCTTCGAAAAGTTGTATTGACTTTATAGAAGCCCATTGCTTTGATACAGATGGACACATGTTTTTTGAAGTAACGGAAGAAGGTACTCCTTTGCGTAAACGTCGTTATGTGTTCTCCGAAGGGTTTGCTGCTATTGCAATGGCTGAATATGCTTTGGCAACCGGTGATAAAAAATATGCAGAAAGAGCTTTGGAGATTTTCAAGAGCATACAGCATTTCTTAGAAACTCCCGGTTTGCTAGAACCGAAATATCTGCCTTCATTGGAAGCACGAGGTCATTCAATAACGATGATTTTGATTAATACAGCTTCTCGAATCCGTATGGTTGTTGACGACCCGGTGTTGACAGAACAGATCGACCGTTCGATTGCAGCATTGCGTCAATACTTCATTCATCCCGAATTTAAAGCTTTGCTTGAGATGGTAGGACCCAATGGTGAATTTATTGATACTTGTAACGGACGTCTCATAAATCCGGGACATTGTATTGAAACAGCCTGGTTCATCATGGAAGAAGCTAAATATCGCAACTGGGATAAAGATTTACTCCAATTGGCTCTTCAAATTCTTGATTGGTCTTGGGAATGGGGATGGGACAAGGAGTTTGGTGGAATCATCAATTTCCGTGACTGCCGTAATCTTCCGGTTCAAGAGTATTCTCAGGATATGAAATTCTGGTGGCCGCAAACAGAAGCTATTATTGCTACTTTATATGCCTATCAAGCTACCGGAGATGAGAAATATCTTCAGATGCACAAGCAGATCAGTGATTGGACGTACGCTCATTTCCCCGATAAGGAGTACGGAGAATGGTATGGTTATCTTCATCGTGACGGTACCGTAGCCCAACCCGCCAAAGGGAATCTTTTTAAAGGTCCTTTCCATATACCTCGTATGATGATTCGTAGTTATATGCTTTGCAAGGAACTTCTTTGA